The window CCACTCGAGCACTGCTTTTACCTTGTCAGGGTCCGTCCTCAACCGCCCACTCTCCAAAATAAAGCAAAATAAATACTTGACTGAGGGaacgtgaaactcacatttctcggcTTTAATGTACAGACAGTTCTCCAATAGTCTTTGGAGTACTGCTCGGACATGAACTTGATGCTCAGCCAGGtccttgggaaaaaaaagatatCGTCAAGATACACAGACACAAACTTGTTAATGAAATCACCTAGGGCACTGTTTACCAGAGCTTGAAAAACAGCGGGAGCATTGGTTAGGCCAGAAGGCATTATGAGATATTCGTAATGCCCCAGGGGTGTCTTAAATGCCGTCTTCCATTCGTCCCCCTCCCGCATACGTACCAGATGGTAGGCATTACGGAGATCCAACTTAGTAAACACAGTGGAATCTTGGACTGGTTCGAAGGCAGATGACAACAGCGGGAGGGGGTACTTGTTTTTAATGGTTATCTGATTGAGCCCCCGGTAGTCAATGCAgggtctaaagccgggcgtacactgtgcgactttttcactcgcagcgttcagcttcagctcaaactgtacgacttcctcgcagagcagatctcacgagtcgtgtgctcacactgtacgacccagttctcgcatgcgacctgactgctcacactgtacgtctggtagcaacacgtcggccctaaaaatgtgctaaaaatagcagtttttacacaacacgtcagacttttttgtcttgcccgttgtccttcgggagtgctgcaggaggacacacagggatttatgggggttggatgaggaaaacgaaataaagaaagtgaatctgtgttttgtgatcagtttaatttgacatgaacacgacaaacacgctttcttgacaatctttgtgagtaaaaaaaaacgtgtagaaacaaaaacgaacagcgtgtgttattagggaaatagcgagcgaccggcgttgatgcagattgcgcatgcgccgtgagcggttctgacacTTTTTttgggatcgtagctgctcgcagcgccgcttcaacagtgcgataccctcacgagggtcgagcgaaatattaaacacgccagaagtccgtgcgacctcacgactgctgatcggcggctggtcacgtggtgttaatcgcctctcgtaaccccctgtacactacacgaccgctcggcgcaaaactcgccccgatgtcgtggcttctcgcacgaccggaaaatcggctcaaaaaagtgaaaaagtcgcacagtgtacgcccggcttaaaggaaccatctttctttgccacaaagaaaaacccagcaCCCGGGGGGGACGTAGATGGCCGTATGAGACCAGAAGCCAACGACTCGTTTATAAATGTCTCCATGCATGCTCTCTCAGGTCTGGAAATGTTATATAATCTGCTGGATGGCAATGTGGCCCCTGGTAGTAGCTCAATAGCGCAATCAAAAGGTCTATGAGGGGGCAGAGAGGTGGCTTTAGACTTGTTAAATACCTGAAGCATGTCATGGTAGGCGGTGGGCACATCTGAGAGGTCCGGTGGGGAGCAGTTCTCGGGCATGGGAGCCTCTGGGGACGGATGAACCGAGCGTAGGCAGCTTGAGAGGCATTGAGTACTCCAGGCCACCACTTGGCTGTATCGCCAGTTGATGTTTAGTTCGTGAGTGGTGAGCCAGGTATGTCCCAGTACCAGAGGGGACTGAGGAGAAGGAAAGacataaaaaaaaagatgttcgTAATGATGCCAGATACCTGCAGTTGTATGGTTACTGTCTTGTGGGTGATGGATGGGAGAGCCTCTCCATTGAGTGCAGCCACAGGAATGGGTTCAGGAAGAGATGTGAGGGGAATCCGGAGTCTGTCCACGATGGTCCGGTCGACGAGATTCTGGTCACATCCTGAATCGACAAGGGCTTGGGAAGTGTATGAAGGTCTGTTAAACGATACTACACGGGGAAGTAACACCGAGCCGTGTTTCTTCTGTTGATTCCAACCACCAGTGCAACTACTGGTGGGCCCTCTCTTTTAGGTGTAGAGGACACTTGGAGACAAAATGGCCACCCTGGCCACAAAAAGTACACAAACCACCTCTCATGCGGCATTCACGCTCCTCTGGCATTAGGCGAGCCCGGTCGACCTGCACGGGTTCCTCAGATTGCGTGCTGGGcctgacctgggcagaggagcgaggAGCAGAGGCAGAAAAGGTTAGTGAGGGTCGCTATGTACCTCTACGTTCTTGCTGCCGTCTGTTGATGGCCAACGTGATCAGATCCTCCAGTATCTTGGGCTCTTGGCACAGAGCCAGCTGGTCCTTAATCCTGTCATTTAGGGCTTGAACAAAAGCCCCCCTTGAGAGAATCTTCATTCCAAGTTGATGTAGCTGCGACAGTCCTAAAATCTAGAGAAAAATCAGCAACGGTTGCTGTCCCTGCTGCAGAAGCCATAGCCTTTTAGCCACGTCAGCTTGCGTCTCTGATCTGCCAAAAGTTAGCTTAAACTCAGAAAGAAAGTCTGCTAGTGGTCCCCGTAAAAACTCAGGCTGCCGGCTTCTAGTTTGGGCCCATCTCAAGGCTTTACCTCGTAAGAGACCCACAATGTAGGATATCTTGGACGCCGCCGTGACGAAGGACGAAGGCGAGCGTTCAAACGCGAGGTTACACTGTAATAATAATCCTAGATAATTCTCAGATTCACCACCGAACATCTCAGGAGGGGGATCCTTGGAGTCCTGAGTGGGGTGCAGCGGGCGGCGGAGAGCTGGTCGGTCAGAAGAGGCTGGGAGCAGGAGACAGGCGTGGATCCGTGACTTATGGCAGGTTCTGTAAGTGGAGGCTTGACCTGAAGGGGAGGAAGAAGCAGCTAAGGTTACTCGGGACGAAGCTCGGAAGACAATCTGGTCAAAGATAAAAGGCTTGTGACACTCAGGTACAGTAGCTCTACCAAgactgagtaatcatccagcgctgaggTGCGTCGATCCCTGCTCCTTAAGAAGCCTACAGACAAGTGGCAGATGACTTGAAAAGGCAATGTCACACAGGAAGAATGATGTTAAGATAGATAAAGCTTTCAGCTAATTATTAAATAGCGTTTTGACTTTAAATCAAGTCATTATGGAAAGCGGTAATACATATTTTCTTGTACTATAGATAAGGTTCAAGACATTACATTCCAAAGTTTGTTTCTTAGACTTCAATTTGTTTAAGttgaatttgaatttttttttctcatcaGAAATCAACGCCTTTTTGACAAGGTGTCCGTGTTATTATTGATTTTTGTGAAAAGAAGACTTTTGGGTAGGTGATTGTATGTTACAACGGGTTTCcatacaacttttttttttttattctaaagaATATCGAGAATGGCTGTTTAAGTAGACGAGGCTcttaaaataaactttaaaagtTATTGAATTGCATTTATGCGTCACTTTTCTCTGCGCGCGCCTTTAAGAGGAAGTCACGTGACCTCCTCCGTAGCTCCTCCACCCGGAAGTAACTTGTCATTGGAATGTTTTCATAATTTCCATGGGCTGTTAGTTGTGTCCTCGGAGGCAATGAATGATATTTTTAGATGTACCGTAACGCCAGCTGAACCATGCTCTTATTTATCCACATgaacaaacatttaaacattctgCTGCCAGCCTCAGATCCATGATTTAAGGTAACGTaggagagttttttttttaccccagTCAGAAATATTTATTCTTATCCTGCTCTGCCACGAGCAGCAGCTTGTTTAAGGTGGAATACACACAGGAGGATGTGAACGAGGAAGAACTCCGAATCTTCCAGGCTGGAGACGAGTTCGGTTCGGCTCTAGGAGCTAGCAGCAGTGTCACGTCATGGCCCTGCTGGCTGCTGGAGCCAGAGGGGTCCTTCTCAACCTGAGGCTCACTCTGCAGAAACCTGGCTCCTTTTCCAGGTTCAGGCTCGTTCGGATCCCTTTTATTAAACCAGGTCGGATTTTAGCCCACCTTCCCAGAGTGACCCTGCTGTGTTTGGgagcatcatcatcattttcagcCAGGTGTCAGGAAGCCACCCCGCAGACTGCTGGCAGGAAGTCTCTGGCCAAAGTCCAAGTCCACAGTGTCATCTTTTTTCTCCGTCTCAGCCTCCGTGCTTTAGTTCTGCTCCTCAAATTTGGTCCCCTTCTTCTCCTGTCCCCCTTGACTTTGGTGTCGACCCGCTTTGCATCCTTCTGGCTGGACGCTCTGCTGTGGGTGACTGAGACCTCTGGTCCTACGTTCATTAAACTGGGCCAGTGGGCCAGCACCAGGCGGGACATCTTCTCTCAGCAGTTCTGTGAACGCTTCTCCAGGCTCCACGTGAAGGTGCGCCCCCACTCCTGGGCTCACACCAAGCAGTGTCTCCGGAGGGCCTTTGGAGAGGGCTGGAGGAGGGTGTTGGTGTTCGAGAGCAAAGAGCCCGTGGGCTCGGGATGTGTTGCTCAGGTGTACCGAGGCTGGGCCAGGGTAGACCAGGTGGAGGACCCAGCCTTTCAGTCCCTGGCAGAAGAGCTGGAAAAAGAAGACCTGCTAGAAGCCTGGGAGATCCCTGGTCTTGGAGGCGTGGCAGGCACACTGCAGCGGCTCTGGATCGGGAAGAGGGAGGAGCAGGGCTATGAGGAGAGAAGTCCTCCTGATGGGCAGCAGGAGGAGCGCCTGATACCTGTAGCTATCAAGGTTAGCCTCAATGCCTGCTGTAGCTTGACATGAAGCTGGGCGTGCTGAAATACTCTTGAATATTTTTCTTGATGTTTTTAAGGTGGTCCATCCTGGTGTGAGGAGGCAGGTGGAGATAGACCTGCTGCTTATGAAAACAGGCAGCTGGCTGCTGCACTGCCTGCCTGGACTCAAATGGCTGAGTTTGTGtgaggtggtggaggagtttgagaagCTAATGACCAAACAAGTACGTTAATAACACCCACACGTCTGTAGTTATATAAGCAACTACACGTTCATGTGATACATCTTACTTTAATAACATCTAAAATGGACAAAATGCCAAAATGATCTACCTAAGGTTAACGTTTGTTTTCAGATTGATCTCCGTTTCGAGGCTAGGAACATCGAGCGTTTCCGAGAGAATTTCAGCGATGTCGAGCACGTCAGGTTTCCCACTCCGCTACAACCGTTCGTCACCAGAAACATTTTAGTGGAAACCTTTGAagtgagctgctgaagaacacacTGACTGGAGCTTTGTGGAATCGTTTCattgaaaatgttatttttattatatCCCAGGAGAGTGAGCCCATTTCTACCTACTTGGATTCCGATATTCCGAAGGAAGTGAAGCAGAAAATAGCCAGAATGGGTGTGGACACCCTGCTGAaaatggtaaaaaataaaataaaatcacatgAATTCATTCATTTATGTGATTTTCCCATTTTCTCAAGAAGAAACTTGGATGGTAAAAATGTGTTTTGCAGGTTTTTGTAGATAACTTTGTTCATGGGGACCTCCATCCGGGCAACATTCTTGTCCAGTGTCAGAGACCTCCGTCTGGCTCCACGGACTCTACTGGCCTGTCAGTAGACCAGCACGGGAAGACCACACTCACCGACCTGTGGGACACGGTCGTGGTCAGCGTCAGACCGGACCCGTGTCCTCTCCAGCTGGTCCTGCTGGATGCCGGCATCGTGGCTCAGCTCAGCGAGCAAGACCTCACCAACTTCAAGGCCGTCTTCACGGCTGTGGTGCTTCATCAGGTAAGATGAGGAGGAACGTGTGTGCGGAGGGTTGCTTGTTCACCTTTAGCTCATCGCATTCAAAACCTTTATGTGCCGAAAACACAAATATTTGTATGTATGATGGTGTGTGATACCTAGTAACGCCACCTCACTGTGGCGTTGTCATCTCACAGGGTGAGAAGGTAGCAGAGCTGATTCTGCATCATGCTAGAGCTAACGAGTGCAACGACGTTCCGCTTTTCAAGAAGGAGATGGCCGATCTGGTGGATCATGCCAT is drawn from Nothobranchius furzeri strain GRZ-AD chromosome 4, NfurGRZ-RIMD1, whole genome shotgun sequence and contains these coding sequences:
- the adck2 gene encoding uncharacterized aarF domain-containing protein kinase 2; the encoded protein is MALLAAGARGVLLNLRLTLQKPGSFSRFRLVRIPFIKPGRILAHLPRVTLLCLGASSSFSARCQEATPQTAGRKSLAKVQVHSVIFFLRLSLRALVLLLKFGPLLLLSPLTLVSTRFASFWLDALLWVTETSGPTFIKLGQWASTRRDIFSQQFCERFSRLHVKVRPHSWAHTKQCLRRAFGEGWRRVLVFESKEPVGSGCVAQVYRGWARVDQVEDPAFQSLAEELEKEDLLEAWEIPGLGGVAGTLQRLWIGKREEQGYEERSPPDGQQEERLIPVAIKVVHPGVRRQVEIDLLLMKTGSWLLHCLPGLKWLSLCEVVEEFEKLMTKQIDLRFEARNIERFRENFSDVEHVRFPTPLQPFVTRNILVETFEESEPISTYLDSDIPKEVKQKIARMGVDTLLKMVFVDNFVHGDLHPGNILVQCQRPPSGSTDSTGLSVDQHGKTTLTDLWDTVVVSVRPDPCPLQLVLLDAGIVAQLSEQDLTNFKAVFTAVVLHQGEKVAELILHHARANECNDVPLFKKEMADLVDHAMSNALSLEKIQVSDLLSKVFGLLIKHKVKLESNFASIVFAIMVLEGLGRSLDPSLDILDLAKPLLLKNCSSLL